One window of Microcoleus vaginatus PCC 9802 genomic DNA carries:
- a CDS encoding DUF2382 domain-containing protein encodes MALQRLAEFYPNYQEEIFAGDDIKGFDVYAGDSDEKVGTVYDALVDDTGRFRYLVIDTGIWIFGKKVLLPIGSARFDYGARRVHATGLRNKAQAEQLPAYNELEAVDYDREEQVRGVYRTQESAAPSTATAASYDRSSYNYDMDRPLYETNEQQHQNLKLYEERLIANKHRAKTGEVAVSKRVETETARASVPIEKERVVIDRVTPVEAGRVVSVGEADFQAGEVARMEVYEETADIHKEAFVREEVNVRKEVVRTTVEGEETLRREELEVKTDGTAVVDNKNI; translated from the coding sequence ATGGCACTTCAAAGATTGGCAGAATTTTATCCTAACTATCAGGAAGAGATCTTTGCTGGAGACGACATCAAGGGATTTGATGTTTATGCTGGCGACTCTGATGAAAAAGTAGGCACTGTTTATGATGCTTTGGTTGATGACACTGGTCGTTTCCGCTATCTGGTAATTGATACCGGTATTTGGATTTTTGGCAAAAAAGTATTGTTGCCAATCGGCTCGGCTCGCTTCGACTACGGAGCCCGTCGCGTCCACGCCACAGGTCTTCGCAACAAAGCTCAAGCAGAACAATTGCCGGCTTACAATGAATTAGAAGCAGTAGATTACGATCGCGAAGAACAGGTAAGAGGCGTCTACCGCACTCAAGAAAGTGCCGCTCCAAGCACTGCAACTGCTGCTAGCTATGATCGCAGCAGCTACAACTACGATATGGACCGCCCCCTCTACGAAACCAACGAACAGCAGCACCAAAATCTCAAGCTTTATGAAGAACGCTTGATAGCCAACAAACACCGCGCAAAAACAGGCGAAGTAGCTGTTAGCAAGCGCGTGGAAACTGAAACAGCGCGAGCTTCAGTACCCATTGAAAAAGAACGAGTCGTAATTGATCGAGTAACCCCGGTAGAAGCAGGTCGAGTAGTTTCAGTCGGTGAGGCTGACTTCCAAGCAGGGGAAGTTGCACGCATGGAAGTCTACGAAGAAACGGCTGACATTCACAAGGAAGCTTTCGTCCGGGAAGAAGTCAACGTCAGAAAAGAAGTTGTTCGCACCACTGTTGAGGGCGAAGAAACCTTGCGTCGTGAAGAATTAGAGGTTAAGACCGATGGAACTGCGGTTGTAGATAATAAAAACATCTAA
- a CDS encoding VOC family protein, producing the protein MHTTENNVKLALAPGNLRRVHHIALNVRDMKASRDFYGTILGLHELTGAEIPATLTEMVAAGKVANFVTPDGTVIDLFWQPDLEPPNPDPEKAFTRANHLAFDIEPDLFDRALEVLKSNQIAIDSGPVTRATGRGIYFYDPDGFIIEIRCDAV; encoded by the coding sequence ATGCACACTACCGAAAACAACGTCAAACTTGCCCTCGCGCCGGGGAATTTGCGCCGGGTTCACCATATCGCTTTAAACGTGCGCGACATGAAAGCTTCCCGCGACTTCTACGGTACAATTCTCGGCCTGCACGAACTAACAGGTGCAGAAATTCCCGCAACTTTAACAGAAATGGTAGCCGCTGGTAAAGTCGCTAATTTCGTTACCCCTGACGGCACTGTTATTGACTTATTTTGGCAGCCCGACTTAGAACCGCCAAACCCAGACCCGGAGAAAGCTTTTACCCGCGCCAACCACTTAGCCTTCGACATCGAGCCGGATTTGTTCGATCGCGCTCTGGAAGTGCTAAAGTCAAATCAAATTGCGATCGACAGTGGCCCCGTCACTCGCGCTACAGGACGCGGCATTTACTTTTACGATCCTGATGGATTTATCATCGAAATCCGTTGTGATGCAGTTTAA
- a CDS encoding glutathione peroxidase produces MPSTISDIKVKTIAGEDKQLGEYAGKVLLIVNVASKCGYTPQYKGLEELSQKYSAAGLRVLGFPCNDFGAQEPGSNPEIVNFCTTKYGVTFELFDKVRAKGTQQHPLYAKLTSAVDPKGEVSWNFEKFLVSKQGEVVARFRSSVGPDSPELIAAIDRELAK; encoded by the coding sequence ATGCCCAGCACAATCTCCGACATTAAAGTAAAAACGATCGCAGGCGAAGACAAGCAACTAGGAGAGTACGCTGGCAAGGTACTCTTGATAGTTAATGTAGCTTCCAAATGTGGTTATACACCTCAATACAAAGGGCTCGAAGAATTGAGCCAGAAGTACAGCGCCGCTGGACTCCGTGTTTTAGGATTTCCCTGTAACGACTTCGGAGCTCAAGAACCCGGAAGTAATCCAGAAATCGTCAATTTCTGCACTACAAAATACGGCGTCACCTTTGAATTATTTGACAAAGTACGCGCTAAAGGCACTCAGCAACACCCGCTGTACGCTAAGCTTACGAGTGCAGTCGATCCCAAGGGTGAGGTTTCCTGGAATTTTGAGAAATTCTTAGTTAGCAAACAGGGTGAAGTGGTTGCCAGATTCCGCAGCAGTGTTGGCCCCGATTCGCCCGAACTAATCGCTGCTATCGATCGAGAATTGGCAAAATAA
- a CDS encoding hybrid sensor histidine kinase/response regulator produces MKKPVIVCIDDEPDVLNSLKIELKKVIGDQCIIETAEGGADALELLADLQADEYEIALVLSDYIMPDIKGDELLRRIHENSPETLTIMLTGQADLEALSNAIKYAKLYRYIPKPWQNEDLKLTVVEAVHSYLQDQKLTDEIHKRQEVNEELKLVNEALSASESRLSQFLEALPVGVSVYHPDGSIAYLNQAARDLLGADTIPESTAEQLGATYQLYVANTDELYPPDNLPILRSLKGESVKVDDLEIRQDGKRIAIEINTTPIFDASGNIVYAIAAFQDISDRKQAEKILADYQHTLEAQIEERTEQLQQAALAAEAANKAKSTFLANMSHELRTPLNSILGFAQIMEPSPDLSVENRENMRIIRRSGEHLLTLINEVLDLSKIEAGRMTLNPKNFDLYRLLDDLQDMFQLRVENQDLQLRFQRDADVPQYVRADDIKLRQVLINLLSNAIKFTQTGEIILRVIKLEKSGYLDLLDSPTACFDTTRSIRDFSRTSSDFARDRWRDEAEDSTVPAFFLLFEIEDTGVGIAPEELGNIFKAFVQTASGKKNPKGTGLGLKISRQFVRLMGGEIVVESELELGTTFKFEIPVGAVYAAELPDPQLNREVSGLEPNQPCYRILIVDDREDNRQLLVKMLSPLGFGVEQATNGQEAIEMWENWHPHLILMDVRMPVMDGYEATKQIKARIKQREQEQQGNGEMNISHPDSPIPKIIALTASTIEGKRSFALLVGCDDFISKPFRKTDIFDTLSKHLGVKYVYSNSTDFISTGDRNNLSGSLPKAALAYLPTLPAEWIDNMKQVIRSADFDLIVRTIDEIREPHPELAEILQGHLDNFDYQKILNLIAEAEESDHADEGGTN; encoded by the coding sequence ATGAAAAAACCTGTGATTGTTTGTATTGATGATGAACCTGACGTTTTGAATAGTTTAAAGATTGAACTGAAAAAGGTGATCGGCGATCAGTGTATAATTGAAACCGCTGAAGGGGGGGCTGATGCTTTAGAGTTGCTGGCTGATTTGCAGGCAGATGAATACGAGATTGCTTTGGTGCTTTCCGATTATATCATGCCGGATATTAAAGGTGATGAACTGCTCAGAAGAATTCACGAAAACTCGCCGGAGACGCTGACCATTATGCTAACGGGGCAAGCAGATTTGGAAGCCCTGAGTAATGCTATAAAGTATGCTAAATTGTACCGTTATATTCCTAAACCTTGGCAAAATGAAGACTTAAAATTAACGGTAGTAGAAGCAGTTCATAGTTATTTGCAAGATCAAAAATTAACAGATGAAATTCATAAGCGCCAAGAAGTAAACGAGGAGTTAAAGCTAGTAAATGAGGCGCTGTCTGCGAGTGAAAGCCGCCTGAGTCAATTTTTAGAAGCTTTGCCAGTGGGGGTATCTGTTTATCATCCCGATGGTTCGATCGCCTATTTAAACCAGGCAGCGCGGGATTTGCTGGGTGCAGACACGATCCCGGAAAGCACTGCGGAACAATTAGGTGCCACTTATCAACTTTATGTTGCCAATACTGATGAGCTGTACCCGCCGGATAATCTGCCAATTTTGCGGTCACTGAAAGGAGAATCTGTCAAGGTTGACGATCTAGAAATCCGTCAAGATGGCAAAAGAATTGCGATCGAGATCAATACCACGCCGATTTTTGACGCTAGCGGAAATATTGTTTATGCGATCGCAGCTTTTCAAGATATTAGCGATCGCAAACAAGCTGAAAAAATACTAGCAGATTACCAGCACACATTAGAAGCCCAAATTGAGGAACGGACAGAACAACTGCAACAAGCCGCATTAGCTGCTGAAGCAGCAAACAAAGCTAAAAGCACCTTTCTTGCCAATATGAGCCACGAGTTACGCACCCCTCTCAATTCTATACTCGGGTTTGCACAAATCATGGAACCCAGCCCGGATCTTAGTGTCGAAAACCGAGAAAATATGAGAATTATTCGCCGTAGTGGCGAACACTTGCTCACCTTGATCAATGAAGTCTTAGACTTGTCAAAAATCGAAGCGGGGCGGATGACGCTCAACCCGAAAAACTTCGACCTCTACCGCTTGCTTGACGATTTGCAAGATATGTTTCAACTGCGGGTAGAGAATCAAGACTTGCAGTTGCGTTTCCAGCGCGATGCTGACGTTCCTCAGTACGTGCGAGCCGATGACATTAAACTGCGGCAAGTGCTGATTAATCTTCTGAGTAATGCGATTAAGTTTACGCAAACAGGCGAAATTATCTTAAGAGTTATAAAGTTAGAAAAATCGGGATATCTGGATTTATTGGATAGTCCCACCGCTTGCTTTGATACCACAAGAAGTATTCGGGATTTTTCGAGAACTAGCAGTGATTTTGCAAGGGATCGATGGAGGGATGAGGCTGAGGATTCAACTGTGCCAGCTTTTTTCCTTCTGTTTGAAATTGAAGATACAGGAGTTGGCATTGCTCCCGAAGAATTGGGCAATATTTTTAAGGCTTTTGTGCAAACAGCTTCCGGTAAAAAAAATCCGAAAGGTACGGGTTTAGGATTGAAGATCAGCCGTCAATTTGTCCGCCTGATGGGAGGAGAAATTGTCGTAGAAAGTGAACTGGAACTCGGCACCACTTTTAAATTTGAAATTCCAGTCGGTGCAGTTTATGCTGCTGAGCTTCCAGATCCGCAACTTAACCGCGAAGTTAGTGGGTTGGAACCCAATCAACCGTGCTACCGGATTTTAATTGTGGACGATCGCGAAGACAACCGCCAACTTTTAGTCAAAATGCTTTCTCCTTTAGGTTTCGGGGTGGAACAAGCCACCAACGGCCAGGAAGCAATAGAAATGTGGGAAAATTGGCATCCGCATTTAATTTTGATGGATGTGCGAATGCCAGTGATGGACGGCTACGAAGCTACTAAACAAATTAAGGCTAGAATCAAGCAGAGAGAGCAAGAGCAGCAAGGAAATGGGGAAATGAATATTTCCCATCCCGACTCCCCGATTCCGAAGATTATTGCTTTGACAGCTAGTACAATTGAAGGAAAGCGATCGTTTGCTTTATTGGTCGGCTGCGACGATTTTATTAGCAAACCTTTCCGCAAAACAGATATATTTGATACCCTCAGCAAACATTTGGGGGTGAAGTATGTCTACTCTAACTCAACGGACTTTATCTCAACAGGCGATCGAAATAATTTATCTGGCTCCCTCCCTAAAGCTGCGCTTGCTTATTTACCTACACTTCCCGCAGAATGGATAGACAACATGAAGCAGGTAATTCGCAGTGCTGATTTTGACTTAATTGTCAGAACAATTGACGAAATAAGGGAGCCTCATCCTGAATTGGCGGAAATCCTCCAGGGTCATCTCGATAATTTTGATTACCAGAAAATTCTCAATTTAATTGCCGAGGCGGAGGAATCAGATCATGCAGATGAAGGCGGAACAAACTGA
- a CDS encoding DUF2382 domain-containing protein has protein sequence MNGQASAEKIATAQSITRLNRVPEKVRTKLKSFTVKDNKGQLVGKVKDVYFDAKGQLNFVVAGLGSENTRAFLLSIKLLKKVDYHQKSLFVTINSDQVDLLPIVSASGGHPYLENASETHSEFSNSELTNPSTVMSNLTDADRTDANLETDEDEENFDIVDQEVIRLLEERLVINRSKRKVGEVIVRKEIETRMVQVPIQWEKLIVEQVGDDPKVLAEIDLGEGNITGIDLTEIKSDRQEPTVKAEFTSVQKASKILNSIASQPRHGCVKVRLELVLEDKQLQDTYQKWMTEHHSES, from the coding sequence ATGAACGGTCAAGCATCAGCAGAAAAGATAGCAACTGCCCAATCAATAACCCGTCTCAACCGGGTGCCTGAAAAAGTCAGAACTAAGCTAAAAAGTTTTACCGTCAAAGACAACAAAGGTCAGTTGGTAGGCAAAGTTAAAGATGTCTATTTTGATGCTAAAGGTCAGTTAAACTTTGTGGTAGCCGGGCTAGGTAGCGAAAATACCCGCGCTTTTTTATTAAGTATTAAGCTGCTCAAAAAAGTCGATTATCACCAAAAATCGCTGTTTGTAACTATTAATTCGGATCAAGTCGATCTGCTGCCGATTGTTTCGGCAAGTGGGGGTCATCCCTATTTAGAAAATGCGTCTGAAACGCATAGTGAATTTAGCAACAGTGAGTTAACCAATCCCTCAACAGTTATGTCAAATCTAACAGATGCCGATCGCACAGATGCAAATTTGGAGACAGATGAGGATGAGGAAAACTTCGATATTGTCGATCAAGAAGTAATTCGCCTGCTAGAAGAACGATTGGTGATCAATCGCAGCAAGCGCAAAGTTGGCGAAGTCATAGTGCGTAAAGAAATTGAAACTCGGATGGTACAAGTACCCATCCAGTGGGAAAAGCTGATTGTCGAACAAGTCGGCGACGATCCGAAGGTGTTGGCAGAAATAGATTTAGGCGAGGGCAACATCACCGGTATAGATTTGACGGAGATTAAGAGCGATCGCCAAGAACCGACCGTTAAGGCTGAATTTACCTCTGTGCAGAAAGCTAGCAAGATCTTAAATTCGATCGCCTCTCAACCCCGTCACGGTTGCGTCAAAGTCCGCCTAGAACTCGTTCTCGAAGACAAGCAACTGCAGGATACTTACCAAAAATGGATGACGGAACACCACTCCGAGAGTTAA
- a CDS encoding response regulator yields MQMKAEQTENYQADILVVDDTPDNLRLLIRILQKNGYKVRPVTNGFSALDAIQSSAPDLILLDIMMPDIDGYELCKKLKSESEFREIPIIFLSALEEGINKAKAFEVGGADYITKPFQVKEVLARVSNQLTVRSLQIQLQEKNQKLTAQNIQLHQEIAERHQVEMETRLLLQATQAISKSEDFESAIDVILGLICQTIEWNLGEAWIPCSEGFLKCATGRYVSDLRFAQFRQTSWQLIFAPSVGLPGRIWQSQQSEWIDDVSTAPEQVFLRAEIAVSVGLKAAFGVPILADNQVLAILIFYREKVLKCQPRLLELVSAVATQLGSLIQRKQAEAALKVQQGQTEKLLLNILPKPIADRLQKEQKLIADHFDEVSVLFADLVGFTEFSAHKSPTQLVEILNGIFSEFDRLSELHGLEKIKTIGDAYMVVGGLPTPREDHCEAIALLALEMQAALRRFNAKMGENFQLRLGIDSGSVVAGIIGISKFSYDLWGDTVNVASRMESNGLPGKIQVTAATYERLKEQFVLEKRGYIPIKGKGRMLTYWLIEEQKKSF; encoded by the coding sequence ATGCAGATGAAGGCGGAACAAACTGAAAACTATCAAGCAGATATTTTAGTAGTTGACGATACGCCAGATAATCTGCGTTTGTTGATTAGAATTTTGCAAAAAAATGGCTATAAAGTTCGACCAGTTACTAATGGTTTTTCGGCGTTAGATGCAATTCAATCTAGCGCACCCGATTTGATTTTACTCGATATTATGATGCCGGATATTGACGGCTACGAACTATGTAAGAAATTAAAATCAGAATCGGAATTTAGGGAAATTCCCATCATTTTTCTCAGCGCGCTAGAAGAAGGAATAAATAAAGCCAAAGCTTTTGAAGTTGGCGGAGCAGATTATATCACCAAACCTTTTCAAGTAAAAGAAGTATTGGCGCGAGTGAGCAATCAGCTTACTGTGCGTTCATTGCAAATACAATTGCAAGAAAAAAATCAAAAATTGACCGCTCAAAATATCCAGTTGCATCAGGAAATCGCGGAACGCCACCAGGTAGAAATGGAAACAAGATTGCTGCTGCAGGCCACTCAAGCTATTAGCAAATCTGAGGATTTTGAGTCGGCTATAGATGTGATTTTAGGTTTAATTTGCCAAACTATTGAATGGAATCTGGGCGAAGCTTGGATTCCTTGCAGTGAGGGGTTTTTAAAATGCGCTACAGGCAGGTACGTCAGCGACTTGAGGTTTGCCCAATTCCGACAAACAAGTTGGCAGTTGATTTTTGCTCCCAGTGTGGGACTCCCAGGCAGGATTTGGCAGTCGCAGCAGTCTGAATGGATCGATGATGTTTCTACTGCACCGGAACAAGTTTTTTTACGCGCGGAAATTGCGGTGAGTGTGGGATTGAAAGCGGCTTTTGGGGTGCCAATTTTGGCCGACAACCAAGTGTTAGCTATTTTGATTTTTTATCGCGAAAAAGTTCTGAAATGTCAGCCGCGCTTGTTGGAATTAGTGAGTGCGGTTGCTACGCAGCTAGGTTCGTTGATTCAGCGGAAACAAGCTGAAGCAGCGCTGAAAGTGCAACAAGGACAAACCGAGAAATTGCTGCTGAATATTTTACCGAAACCTATTGCAGATCGCTTGCAAAAAGAGCAAAAGTTGATAGCGGATCATTTTGATGAGGTGAGCGTCTTGTTTGCTGATTTGGTGGGTTTTACAGAGTTTTCGGCTCACAAAAGTCCGACGCAGTTGGTAGAAATTTTGAACGGGATTTTCTCGGAGTTCGATAGGTTGTCTGAATTGCACGGGTTGGAAAAGATTAAGACGATTGGGGATGCTTACATGGTGGTTGGGGGTTTGCCGACGCCGCGGGAGGATCACTGTGAGGCGATCGCACTTTTAGCTTTGGAGATGCAGGCAGCTTTGAGGAGGTTTAATGCCAAAATGGGAGAAAATTTTCAATTGAGGCTCGGAATTGACAGCGGTTCGGTGGTGGCTGGAATTATTGGGATTAGTAAATTTAGCTATGATTTGTGGGGGGATACTGTTAATGTTGCTTCACGCATGGAATCTAACGGATTGCCTGGTAAAATTCAAGTGACGGCGGCGACTTACGAGCGTTTGAAAGAGCAGTTTGTTTTGGAAAAACGGGGTTATATCCCGATTAAAGGTAAAGGAAGAATGCTGACTTACTGGTTAATTGAAGAACAAAAGAAATCTTTTTAG
- a CDS encoding PAS domain S-box protein: protein MKYLLDRCVQFVWTDRPIRQRGTIIVSIPVICLFASLIGIAGLRDRALHIRKGSDTNKIILQEANRLLATMVDAETGIRGYGLTKRREFLSPYLEAKKSLPPLLAKVQVIVQENKLQSQRFEEIKKSSEQYINLLQNTLNKLDNSATSLQSPEIIQVFAQGKLKMDNLRAKIKAFAEASEAYQKVVDQQVQELRNFTNFLQFAGLLFNCLGAGASWYLFDSLEKELRKREAGLEESKSRIQAVVDNAADGIITLDERGNIESFNRAAEKIFGDKADRIIGSNLRRLIAQPQPYSSVGDYSIEYFVLHPDTTLKTYQQETVGLRHDGTKFPMELAVSEMRLADQHLFIAVCRDARGRKQAEETLRKQAQMLDLANDTIAVLDLNGAISYWNSGAKWLYGWRKSQAIGKNIHQLLQTEWTQPFEVIQKVFFERGSWQGELVRTKADGTKITVASRWTLQHDDQNQPVAILEISNDISDRKRSEIALARSAQRFRATFEQAAVGMVQASVEGKFLLVNQKLCEILGYSRQELGEKRFQDITWPGDLASELELLRQLLAGEIENFSLEKRYICKEGELVWANLTVSLLREQDGSQFLMGVVEDIRERKKVEESLRLRAQELRLTAQSLAQTTNVLTKRNQELDQFAYVVSHDLKAPLRAIANLSSWIEEDLSESMTEDTLHQMNLLRGRVHRMEGLIEGLLQYSRVGRIQVPSEMVKVENLLAEIIDSLAPPSEFEVKVEPGMPTFVAEKLPLQQVFANLISNAIKHNRAESGHVKISVKELEDFYEFSVEDDGPGIAPQYHDKVFVIFQTLEARDKVENTGIGLSLVKKIVEGQGGSISLESAEGEGATFRFTWPKQPISQEGT, encoded by the coding sequence GTGAAGTATTTGCTCGATCGCTGCGTCCAGTTTGTATGGACAGACCGACCAATTCGCCAACGGGGAACAATCATCGTTTCTATCCCCGTGATTTGTCTCTTTGCTTCGCTGATAGGAATTGCAGGTCTCCGCGATAGGGCCCTACACATAAGAAAGGGATCAGATACTAATAAAATAATACTTCAGGAAGCTAACCGCTTGTTAGCGACGATGGTGGATGCAGAGACGGGCATTCGGGGTTACGGGTTGACGAAACGCCGCGAATTTCTATCACCCTACTTAGAAGCAAAGAAGAGTTTGCCTCCGCTGCTGGCTAAAGTCCAGGTTATAGTTCAAGAAAATAAACTGCAATCTCAGCGATTTGAAGAAATTAAAAAAAGTAGCGAACAGTATATAAATTTGTTGCAAAACACTTTGAATAAGCTCGACAATTCGGCAACCAGCTTACAGTCGCCGGAAATAATTCAGGTGTTCGCTCAAGGCAAATTGAAGATGGATAACCTCCGCGCAAAAATTAAGGCGTTTGCTGAGGCCAGCGAAGCGTACCAAAAAGTTGTAGATCAGCAAGTACAGGAGTTGAGAAATTTCACTAATTTCCTGCAATTTGCTGGTTTGCTTTTCAACTGTTTGGGTGCAGGGGCTTCCTGGTATTTATTTGATAGTTTAGAGAAGGAATTGAGAAAGCGGGAAGCGGGCTTAGAAGAAAGTAAAAGTCGCATTCAAGCTGTGGTAGATAATGCGGCTGACGGGATTATTACTTTGGACGAACGGGGAAATATTGAGTCTTTTAATAGGGCAGCAGAAAAGATTTTTGGCGACAAAGCCGATCGAATAATTGGCTCGAACCTGCGGCGGCTGATAGCTCAACCGCAGCCGTACAGCAGCGTGGGGGATTATTCAATCGAATATTTTGTGTTACATCCCGATACTACGCTGAAGACTTACCAGCAAGAAACAGTGGGACTTCGCCACGACGGAACTAAGTTTCCGATGGAATTGGCTGTCAGCGAAATGCGTCTGGCCGATCAACACTTGTTTATTGCAGTTTGCCGCGATGCCAGAGGACGGAAACAAGCCGAGGAAACTCTGCGAAAGCAAGCGCAAATGCTGGATTTGGCAAACGATACCATCGCGGTACTAGACTTGAACGGGGCGATTTCTTATTGGAATTCGGGTGCCAAGTGGCTCTACGGCTGGCGGAAGTCGCAAGCCATAGGAAAAAATATTCACCAGCTTTTACAAACAGAATGGACTCAACCTTTTGAGGTAATTCAAAAAGTGTTTTTCGAGCGGGGTTCTTGGCAAGGGGAACTGGTGCGTACCAAGGCAGACGGCACAAAAATAACGGTCGCAAGCCGATGGACTTTGCAGCACGACGATCAAAATCAACCCGTGGCTATTTTGGAAATCAGCAACGATATTAGCGATCGCAAACGCTCAGAAATTGCTTTGGCCCGAAGCGCGCAGCGGTTTCGCGCTACTTTTGAGCAGGCGGCAGTCGGCATGGTTCAAGCCAGTGTGGAAGGCAAATTTCTGTTAGTCAATCAAAAACTTTGCGAAATTTTGGGCTACAGCCGCCAAGAATTGGGGGAGAAAAGATTTCAGGACATTACTTGGCCCGGAGATTTGGCAAGCGAACTGGAACTTTTGCGCCAATTGTTAGCAGGAGAAATTGAAAATTTCTCTCTGGAAAAGCGCTACATCTGCAAAGAGGGAGAGTTGGTGTGGGCAAACTTAACGGTTTCGCTGCTGCGAGAACAAGATGGCAGTCAGTTTCTGATGGGTGTGGTAGAAGATATTAGGGAGCGCAAAAAAGTGGAGGAATCGCTGCGGTTGCGCGCTCAAGAATTGAGGCTGACAGCCCAAAGTCTGGCTCAAACGACGAATGTTTTAACAAAGCGGAATCAAGAATTAGACCAGTTTGCTTATGTAGTTTCTCACGATTTGAAAGCGCCGCTCAGGGCGATCGCAAATCTTAGCAGTTGGATAGAAGAAGACCTCAGCGAGTCGATGACAGAGGATACTCTCCACCAAATGAACCTGCTGCGTGGCAGAGTTCACAGGATGGAAGGTTTGATTGAGGGACTGCTGCAATATTCCCGCGTCGGACGGATTCAAGTGCCTTCAGAGATGGTAAAAGTTGAGAATTTATTAGCAGAAATTATTGATTCGTTGGCGCCGCCGTCTGAATTTGAGGTGAAAGTTGAGCCGGGAATGCCGACTTTTGTAGCCGAAAAATTGCCACTACAGCAGGTTTTTGCTAATTTAATTAGCAACGCAATTAAGCACAACCGAGCTGAATCGGGTCATGTAAAAATATCGGTTAAAGAGTTAGAGGATTTTTACGAGTTTTCTGTAGAGGATGACGGGCCGGGGATTGCTCCTCAATATCACGATAAAGTTTTTGTGATTTTTCAGACCTTGGAAGCTCGCGATAAAGTAGAAAATACTGGGATTGGTTTGTCGCTGGTGAAAAAAATTGTCGAAGGTCAAGGGGGCAGTATTTCCCTCGAATCTGCCGAAGGTGAGGGAGCAACTTTTCGGTTTACTTGGCCGAAGCAACCTATTAGCCAAGAGGGAACATAA
- a CDS encoding DUF1499 domain-containing protein yields the protein MQTFETKSPTAWKKVLVILISLLAVAVLSIASFIAIPGEKTMFAGTRPANIGIQSGKLAACPSAANCVSSFSQDAEHKIEPLGYTSSQSEAMVKLQGAIESYGKTKIITATDNYLYAEFTSALMGFVDDVEFLVDDEAKVIHVRSASRLGESDMGVNRSRIEAIRTQFNQL from the coding sequence TTGCAAACATTTGAAACAAAATCGCCGACAGCATGGAAAAAAGTTCTGGTTATTTTAATATCACTGCTAGCAGTAGCGGTACTGTCGATCGCTAGTTTTATCGCTATACCAGGAGAAAAAACAATGTTTGCTGGAACAAGACCTGCCAATATCGGGATTCAGTCAGGAAAACTCGCAGCGTGCCCGAGTGCCGCCAACTGCGTCAGCAGCTTCAGTCAAGATGCCGAACACAAAATTGAGCCTTTGGGATACACTTCGTCCCAGAGTGAAGCGATGGTAAAGCTCCAAGGGGCGATCGAGTCCTATGGAAAAACTAAAATTATCACGGCAACTGATAATTACCTCTATGCGGAGTTCACCAGCGCTTTAATGGGCTTTGTTGATGACGTTGAATTTTTGGTAGATGATGAAGCAAAAGTTATCCATGTGCGATCGGCTTCGCGTCTGGGAGAGTCGGATATGGGAGTTAACCGCAGTCGGATAGAAGCTATCAGAACTCAATTCAATCAACTCTGA